A window of the Fulvia fulva chromosome 3, complete sequence genome harbors these coding sequences:
- a CDS encoding Cytochrome P450 monooxygenase hepH produces the protein MATFLTSASPLTLAVIGFAGLLLTQVIKVYELYYDIFVAPSGQFFFELNRLHDIYGPVIRCNPDAIHVRDLYWYDILYTGPGHVRTKWDRSNRANASPGSVASAEGHELHRARRQALNPFFSKRTVDRLGESIRGYTEKLC, from the exons ATGGCAACATTTCTGACCTCAGCTTCTCCACTGACATTGGCTGTCATCGGATTCGCTGGTCTGTTGCTGACCCAAGTGATCAAAGTA TACGAACTCTACTACGACATCTTTGTCGCCCCCAGCGGCCAATTCTTCTTCGAACTGAACCGTCTCCACGACATCTACGGCCCAGTCATTCGCTGCAACCCGGATGCAATCCACGTGCGCGATCTTTACTGGTACGACATCCTCTATACTGGCCCTGGCCATGTGAGGACCAAATGGGATCGGTCGAATCGCGCTAATGCTTCCCCTGGGTCCGTCGCTTCTGCGGAAGGCCATGAGCTTCATCGTGCGAGACGGCAGGCTTTGAATCCGTTCTTTTCGAAGAGGACGGTTGATAGATTGGGGGAGAGTATCAGAGGCTACACGGAGAAACTTTGCTAG
- a CDS encoding Cystathionine beta-synthase, with protein sequence MSHQTSRTPRNPPACMESILENIGNTPLVRLNRIPQSVGIQCAVYAKCEFFNAGGSVKDRIALRMVEAAEKEGRIKPGHNVLIEPTSGNTGIGLALVGAVKGYRTIITLPEKMSSEKVSVLKALGAEIIRTPTSAAWDSPESHIGVARRLEKEIPGGVILDQYGNPNNPLAHEYGTAPEIVEQSKELEHTLKAVVAGAGTGGTITGIARGIRKAHDKAVKIIAADPQGSILAWPPELNKESDGKPYKVEGIGYDFIPEVLAQREVDHWYKTDDRHSFYWARRLIREEGLLVGGSSGSAMSAAVKAIKDLDFGSNDAVVVILPDSIRSYLSKFVDDDWLAANDLFAPSPPLTAPSTPPAEPEEVKENQKPTERRVAQPTEALPILQKKVTNEVYQTGKIRDLRLKPIQTISETAMVDEAVELMRDRGYDQIPVTAGASGKRLVGMVTLGNCLSYLSSGRVSITSPVKDTMFNFSKTDEVKPIEKNPGSTEGDESKRDFVEITMETPLRYLERFFVWNAAAIVTERDSETGELKAKAIATKVDLLLWLVRQGRERTGAHANGTK encoded by the coding sequence ATGTCGCACCAAACGAGCAGAACACCGCGGAACCCTCCAGCGTGCATGGAGAGCATCCTCGAGAACATTGGCAACACTCCTCTCGTCCGTCTGAACCGCATACCACAGTCGGTCGGAATACAATGCGCCGTCTACGCCAAATGCGAGTTCTTCAACGCCGGAGGAAGCGTCAAAGATCGTATTGCACTGCGCATGGTTGAGGCTGCCGAGAAGGAGGGTCGCATCAAGCCCGGACACAATGTTTTGATCGAGCCAACGAGTGGCAACACTGGTATTGGGCTGGCACTGGTGGGAGCGGTCAAGGGATACAGGACAATCATCACTCTACCCGAGAAGATGAGCAGCGAGAAGGTCAGTGTGCTAAAGGCACTTGGGGCTGAGATCATCCGAACACCCACCAGCGCCGCGTGGGACAGTCCCGAGAGCCACATTGGTGTGGCAAGGAGACTGGAGAAGGAGATCCCAGGAGGTGTCATCCTCGATCAGTACGGCAACCCGAACAACCCGCTTGCCCACGAGTATGGCACCGCACCTGAGATTGTCGAGCAAAGCAAAGAGCTGGAGCATACATTGAAGGCTGTCGTTGCAGGAGCAGGAACAGGTGGCACAATCACGGGCATCGCTCGCGGCATCCGAAAAGCACACGATAAAGCCGTCAAGATCATCGCAGCAGATCCCCAAGGCTCCATTCTTGCTTGGCCACCCGAGTTGAACAAAGAGTCTGACGGCAAGCCATACAAGGTCGAAGGCATCGGCTATGACTTCATCCCAGAAGTGCTGGCACAGCGAGAAGTCGACCACTGGTACAAGACCGACGACCGGCACTCCTTCTACTGGGCACGACGCCTAATCCGCGAGGAAGGACTCCTCGTTGGTGGCAGTTCCGGCTCAGCCATGAGTGCCGCAGTGAAAGCCATCAAAGATCTTGACTTCGGATCCAACGACGCAGTCGTCGTGATTCTCCCCGACAGCATCCGCAGCTATCTCAGCAAATTCGTCGACGACGACTGGCTCGCAGCCAACGACCTCTTCGCACCATCACCACCCCTCACAGCACCCAGCACACCTCCCGCCGAGCCCGAGGAAGTCAAAGAGAACCAGAAGCCAACAGAAAGGAGAGTTGCACAACCTACCGAAGCCCTGCCAATCCTGCAGAAGAAGGTCACAAACGAAGTATACCAAACGGGCAAAATCCGCGATCTCCGCCTGAAGCCCATCCAGACCATCTCCGAAACCGCCATGGTCGATGAAGCAGTTGAGCTCATGCGCGACAGGGGCTACGATCAGATTCCTGTAACAGCAGGTGCCAGTGGAAAACGTCTAGTCGGCATGGTGACGCTCGGAAACTGCCTCTCGTACCTCTCATCCGGCCGCGTGTCCATCACGTCGCCTGTCAAGGACACCATGTTCAACTTCAGCAAAACCGACGAAGTCAAGCCCATTGAGAAGAACCCCGGCAGCACGGAGGGTGATGAGAGCAAGAGGGACTTTGTGGAGATTACGATGGAGACGCCGCTACGATACCTCGAACGATTCTTTGTGTGGAATGCTGCCGCTATCGTTACGGAACGGGACAGCGAGACGGGCGAGTTGAAGGCAAAGGCTATCGCAACGAAAGTCGACCTTCTTCTCTGGCTGGTCAGACAAGGCAGGGAGAGGACTGGTGCTCATGCGAATGGAACGAAGTGA
- a CDS encoding Beta-1,2-xylosyltransferase 1: MNHVMDRAKWPVISGFIVGTFLVTRAVPTSFAFDKTVHTSIATLATSGGAILATSKWIARSGGRSDYESVPLNDVGEPHGSRKPSPSREEEEEEEGEVNGVGHPSSLRKLRTCWIFLVLALCLRAGILREVIRNVQCASASWAPLLPIAFALWDYWTVQRKRRRRRTVTESDDDAGASVYDALERSVASTPYAVLVAVCLVCFGGMLALRSTSVPQSTYICAAVLPYGWLVPQLQRLGSALDVVIVFCIAQLVVAHGERGARSAALRFASVGYALLFSAATLLTIGTVYFIFQAEDRTWITTIPYCYAWSVAKLDLYIAFTLVCALLALVHIGLMTTALLAKFTSIMTITTASAWSNGHPFPPSPAGLAFLAICLTILGFMSYAHMEAISGERSNNSTGKLFHKVPSMFYLVLLILLFTWTGLWATHRTSVYFHPIDMLIYEAHGHHQAYLTQTSASRSLADAVNNYQTRYRRPPPAGFHHWYKYATDRNATVLDDFDSIHRDLLPFYGLTPRQIRDRTWELVANPWNDVADISIRNGTVDISPNVFPTHKWMLEGILEMVGKFAKWLPDMDLAFNLNDECRVNAPFENLKSLRAAGEYWGRIEDGKRKVKPFSADRAQHWFSIPAEPEEKTPLKEMSWQYTFHRIGNNGCPPSSPARTQRLWDTGSLCTSCTAPQSLGAFLSNWTTAADICHQPDLADLHGLYMSPAAFKTTHELYPVFSQSKAHGFNDILYPSAWNYLDKAKYDPNDDYPDKPFPEKANTLFWRGATSEGVSQGRGQWRGMTRQRFIHLANNINNTSPPQPLLLPINDDGTQLAYQNLPVSKLTELLSTDVHVVDNIARCAGQDCENQAREFAPLVEPIEFQHHWNYKYLLDLDGAGFSGRFIPFLQSKSLPFKAALFREWWDDRLTPWLHFVPLDIRGQGFWATLAYFHGIDGTLQGQKGEAGALEIKVDAHARDAERIAMDGRKWAEQVLRKEDMEIYFFRLLLEWGRLTDEERDEIGFEMNMDGSVPA, translated from the exons ATGAACCATGTTATGGACCGCGCCAAGTGGCCTGTCATCTCCGGCTTCATTGTCGGGACATTCCTGGTGACACGCGCTGTGCCTACTTCCTTCGCTTTCGACAAGACGGTCCATACGTCAATCGCAACACTCGCGACATCTGGTGGAGCAATCCTAGCAACAAGCAAATGGATCGCGAGGAGCGGAGGAAGGAGCGACTATGAGAGTGTGCCATTGAACGATGTGGGGGAGCCGCATGGCAGTAGGAAGCCGAGTCCGAGTAgagaggaggaggaggaggaggagggagaggtgaatgggGTGGGACATCCGAGTAGTTTGAGGAAGCTGAGGACATGTTGGATCTTTTTGGTGCTGGCACTATGCTTGAGGGCAGGAATCTTGCGAGAAGTGATCCGCAATGTCCAATGCGCTTCGGCAAGTTGGGCGCCACTGCTGCCCATCGCCTTTGCCCTGTGGGACTACTGGACCGTTCAGCGAAAGAGGAGACGACGACGAACCGTAACGGAAAGTGACGACGATGCTGGCGCCAGCGTATATGATGCGCTGGAGCGAAGTGTCGCTAGCACTCCTTATGCAGTCTTGGTTGCAGTATGTTTGGTCTGCTTTGGAGGGATGCTGGCATTGAGGTCCACCAGCGTGCCACAATCGACGTATATCTGTGCTGCTGTGCTGCCGTATGGATGGCTTGTGCCACAGTTGCAACGCCTCGGAAGTGCTCTGGACGTTGTGATTGTGTTTTGCATTGCACAGCTTGTGGTGGCACATGGTGAACGAGGAGCTAGGAGTGCTGCGTTGAGGTTTGCGTCTGTGGGTTATGCATTGCTT TTTTCCGCCGCGACATTACTGACTATCGGCACTGTCTATTTCATTTTCCAGGCAGAGGACAGGACCTGGATTACGACGATACCCTATTGCTATGCTTGGAGCGTGGCGAAGCTGGATTTGTATATTGCTTTCACATTGGTTTGCGCACTTTTGGCA CTTGTACACATCGGCTTGATGACAACAGCATTATTAGCGAAATTTACGTCCATCATGACCATTACGACAGCATCTGCATGGAGCAACGGTCATCCATTCCCGCCATCGCCAGCTGGCCTAGCGTTTCTGGCTATCTGTCTGACCATCTTGGGCTTCATGAGCTACGCTCACATGGAGGCCATCAGTGGCGAGCGCAGTAACAACAGCACTGGAAAGCTGTTCCACAAGGTACCCTCGATGTTCTATTTGGTCCTACTCATACTACTCTTTACCTGGACTGGATTGTGGGCCACACATAGAACATCGGTGTACTTTCATCCTATCGACATGTTAATCTACGAGGCGCACGGTCATCATCAGGCCTATCTCACCCAGACCTCCGCTAGTAGGAGCCTGGCTGACGCTGTCAACAACTACCAAACCAGATACCGGAGACCACCGCCAGCTGGCTTCCATCACTGGTACAAATATGCCACAGACCGCAATGCCACAGTTCTCGACGACTTTGACAGTATCCATCGCGATCTCTTACCATTCTATGGCCTCACGCCACGACAGATCCGGGACAGAACTTGGGAGCTCGTGGCCAATCCTTGGAATGATGTGGCAGATATTAGCATTCGCAATGGTACAGTTGACATCTCACCAAACGTGTTTCCCACCCACAAGTGGATGCTGGAAGGTATCCTCGAGATGGTCGGCAAGTTCGCCAAGTGGCTACCAGATATGGACCTGGCCTTCAATCTCAACGACGAGTGTAGAGTCAACGCGCCGTTTGAGAATCTGAAGTCTTTGCGAGCGGCTGGCGAGTACTGGGGTAGGATCGAGGATGGCAAGCGAAAGGTCAAGCCGTTCAGTGCTGATCGGGCACAACACTGGTTTTCAATACCTGCTGAGCCTGAAGAGAAGACGCCGCTGAAGGAGATGTCATGGCAGTATACTTTCCACCGCATCGGCAACAACGGCTGCCCTCCGAGCTCACCAGCACGGACTCAACGGCTATGGGACACAGGCAGTCTATGCACCTCCTGCACAGCTCCGCAGTCTCTCGGCGCGTTCCTGTCCAACTGGACCACCGCAGCCGACATCTGCCATCAACCTGATCTAGCCGATCTCCACGGCCTTTACATGTCCCCGGCCGCTTTCAAAACCACCCACGAACTCTACCCCGTGTTCTCCCAATCCAAAGCCCACGGCTTCAACGACATCCTGTATCCCTCCGCCTGGAACTACCTTGACAAGGCAAAATACGACCCCAACGATGATTATCCCGACAAGCCCTTCCCAGAAAAGGCCAACACCCTCTTCTGGCGAGGTGCAACCTCCGAAGGTGTCTCTCAAGGCCGCGGTCAATGGCGTGGTATGACCCGGCAGCGCTTCATTCACCTCGCGAATAATATCAACAACACCTCACCACCGCAGCCGCTGCTCTTGCCCATCAACGACGACGGCACCCAACTTGCTTACCAGAACCTTCCCGTCTCGAAACTGACAGAACTCCTGTCCACAGACGTCCACGTCGTTGACAACATCGCACGCTGCGCTGGCCAAGACTGTGAGAATCAAGCGAGAGAGTTCGCTCCACTAGTGGAACCGATCGAATTTCAGCATCATTGGAACTACAAATACCTCCTGGACCTTGACGGCGCAGGCTTTAGTGGTCGCTTCATCCCCTTTCTCCAGTCCAAATCATTGCCATTCAAAGCCGCCCTTTTCCGCGAATGGTGGGACGACCGCCTTACCCCATGGCTTCACTTCGTTCCTCTCGATATTCGAGGACAGGGATTTTGGGCTACGTTGGCGTACTTTCATGGTATAGACGGTACTCTCCAGGGACAGAAAGGGGAAGCCGGAGCATTGGAGATCAAGGTTGATGCGCATGCTCGTGACGCCGAGAGGATTGCGATGGACGGTAGGAAGTGGGCGGAACAGGTCCTGAGGAAGGAGGATATGGAGATCTACTTCTTCCGCCTTCTGCTGGAATGGGGGCGGTTGACGGATGAGGAGAGGGACGAGATTGGGTTTGAGATGAATATGGACGGGAGTGTCCCGGCGTGA
- a CDS encoding RNA cytidine acetyltransferase has product MPKKAIDARIPALIRNGMNEKKRSFFVIVGDRQKDVIVNLYHILLNLDIKLNKSVLWAYKNKLLGFTSHRKKREKKIKKEVKRGVRDADTEDPFELFVSTQNIRYVYYKETEKILGNTYGMCILQDFEALTPNLLARTVETVEGGGLVILLLKGMTSLKQLYTMSMDIHSRYRTEAHDDVVARFNERFLLSLGSCDSCLVVDDEMNVLPISGGKNVVEKPIEEAEEGEKAVSRRELETIKQDLEDTKPVGDLVKLAKTVDQAKALLTFVEAIAEKTLASTVTLTAGRGRGKSAALGVAIAAAIAHGYSNIFITSPSPENLKTLFEFVFKGFDALGYLDHSDYTIIQSTNPDFNKAIVRVNVHRQHRQTIQYIQPQDAYTLGQAELLVIDEAAAIPLPLVRKLMGPYLVFMASTINGYEGTGRSLSLKLMQQLREQSRGPSRPKPDEKVADRSNASKGGNDYAPRSSRSLREITLQEPIRYAQGDGVEKWLNKLLCLDATLPQKNNIHGTPHPSQCELLQVNRDTLFSFHQVSEKFLQKMMALYVASHYKNTPNDLQLMSDAPAHQLFVLVPPTSDDANQLPEILCVLQVALEGQISRESVLNSLSRGQRAGGDLIPWLVSQQFQDSDFAGLSGARVVRIATNPDYSGMGYGSRAMQLLTEFYEGKHVNLSESEDVTAAHEAEMVRVTDAELEQSSLQTDNIKVRDIRAMPPLFARLSQRKPAALDYLGVSYGLTSDLHKFWKRSGFVPVYLRQTANELTGEHSCVMLRTLETGASDPSWLGAYAKDFHKRFLSLLSYQFRSFGAVQALALDESANKGIALLDDSDKVSGMKKQDLDIQFTPFDLKRLDSYANNMLDYHVILDLMPSIAQLYFTGRMRDDNGIQLSGVQKALLCAIGLQRKVIEDLEKELNLNVSQLLAMFVKVIRKVSTHFRQLEEGAIEKSMPAIQPGTAPDETHSNGIDTDAGAALAADLREGADEFDEEERKRNRAMIDSLPLEKYAYQNGGADWEAAEQAVKKKGEKASGTTVSVKTGKKRKAGEGELAEVQKEAERLGEKSGKKSKR; this is encoded by the coding sequence ATGCCAAAGAAGGCGATCGATGCGCGCATCCCCGCGCTGATTCGCAATGGCATGAACGAGAAGAAGCGATCATTCTTCGTGATAGTAGGGGACAGGCAGAAGGACGTCATCGTAAACCTCTATCATATCCTCCTCAACCTCGACATCAAGCTCAACAAGTCAGTACTGTGGGCGTACAAGAACAAGCTGCTAGGCTTCACGTCGCATCGCAAGAAGCGGGAAAAGAAGATCAAGAAAGAGGTGAAGCGAGGAGTCCGAGATGCAGACACGGAGGACCCCTTTGAGCTGTTCGTCAGCACACAGAATATCAGATATGTCTACTACAAAGAGACGGAGAAGATTCTGGGTAACACATACGGAATGTGCATCCTGCAGGACTTTGAAGCTTTGACGCCAAATCTGCTGGCGAGGACGGTGGAGACGGTGGAAGGAGGAGGTCTCGTGATCTTGTTGCTGAAGGGGATGACGAGCTTGAAGCAGCTTTACACAATGAGCATGGACATTCACTCGAGATATCGTACAGAAGCGCATGACGATGTTGTGGCGAGATTCAACGAGCGCTTCTTGCTGAGTCTGGGAAGCTGCGACAGCTGTCTGGTTGTGGACGACGAGATGAATGTGTTGCCGATCAGCGGTGGCAAGAACGTGGTGGAGAAGCCAATTGAGGAGGCGGAGGAAGGAGAGAAGGCAGTGTCGCGAAGAGAACTCGAGACCATCAAGCAAGACTTGGAGGACACAAAGCCGGTAGGAGATCTGGTGAAGCTGGCCAAGACCGTTGATCAAGCGAAAGCGCTGCTCACATTTGTTGAAGCCATCGCAGAGAAGACGCTCGCAAGTACAGTCACGCTAACAGCAGGCCGTGGACGAGGAAAGTCGGCAGCTCTTGGTGTCGCGATAGCAGCAGCGATCGCGCATGGCTACAGCAACATCTTCATCACATCACCTTCGCCGGAAAACTTGAAGACACTATTCGAATTCGTGTTCAAGGGCTTCGATGCGCTAGGATACCTCGATCACTCCGACTACACCATTATCCAATCCACGAACCCCGACTTCAACAAGGCTATCGTACGTGTCAACGTGCACAGACAACACCGACAAACGATCCAATACATTCAGCCTCAGGATGCATACACTCTTGGTCAAGCAGAGCTGCTAGTCATCGACGAAGCAGCAGCGATACCTCTGCCTCTGGTACGAAAGCTGATGGGGCCCTATTTAGTGTTCATGGCATCGACTATCAACGGTTACGAAGGCACTGGACGATCACTATCGCTCAAGCTCATGCAACAGCTTCGAGAACAGTCGAGAGGTCCATCGCGACCAAAGCCGGACGAGAAAGTAGCAGATCGCTCGAATGCTTCAAAGGGTGGAAACGATTACGCTCCACGGTCGTCAAGATCGTTACGAGAGATCACACTCCAGGAGCCAATTCGATATGCGCAGGGCGACGGCGTCGAGAAGTGGCTGAACAAGCTGCTGTGCCTGGATGCAACGCTACCACAGAAGAACAACATCCATGGCACACCTCATCCTTCGCAATGCGAGCTGTTGCAAGTCAATCGAGACACCCTCTTCTCCTTCCATCAGGTTAGTGAGAAGTTCCTGCAAAAGATGATGGCACTATACGTCGCATCGCATTACAAGAACACTCCAAACGATTTGCAGCTCATGTCAGATGCACCGGCCCATCAACTATTTGTTCTAGTACCGCCTACATCAGACGACGCAAATCAGCTTCCTGAGATTCTCTGTGTGCTACAGGTGGCACTAGAAGGACAGATCAGCCGTGAAAGTGTGTTGAACAGTCTTTCGAGAGGACAAAGAGCAGGAGGCGATCTGATTCCTTGGCTGGTGTCTCAACAATTTCAGGATTCAGACTTTGCTGGACTCAGTGGAGCACGTGTCGTACGAATAGCCACCAACCCCGACTACAGTGGCATGGGCTATGGCTCGCGGGCTATGCAGCTTCTGACCGAGTTCTACGAAGGGAAGCACGTTAATTTGTCTGAGTCGGAGGATGTCACAGCGGCTCACGAAGCAGAGATGGTGAGGGTCACAGACGCCGAGCTGGAGCAAAGTTCACTGCAGACCGACAACATCAAGGTTCGCGACATCAGAGCAATGCCGCCACTCTTTGCTCGTCTTTCTCAACGGAAGCCTGCAGCTCTCGACTACCTCGGTGTCTCGTACGGCTTGACTTCAGACCTGCACAAGTTCTGGAAGCGATCAGGGTTCGTGCCTGTCTACCTGCGACAGACTGCCAACGAATTGACTGGTGAGCACTCTTGTGTCATGCTCCGAACGCTTGAAACGGGTGCAAGTGACCCCAGCTGGCTCGGTGCATACGCAAAAGACTTCCACAAGCGCTTCCTGTCCCTGCTCAGCTATCAGTTCCGCTCCTTCGGCGCAGTACAAGCTCTTGCGCTTGACGAATCAGCCAACAAGGGCATCGCCCTTCTCGACGACTCCGACAAAGTCTCAGGCATGAAGAAGCAGGACCTCGACATCCAATTCACACCCTTCGACCTCAAGCGTCTCGACTCCTACGCCAACAACATGCTCGACTATCACGTTATCCTTGACCTCATGCCGAGCATAGCACAGCTCTACTTCACCGGCCGTATGCGTGATGACAACGGCATTCAGCTGAGTGGTGTACAGAAAGCTCTTCTTTGCGCCATCGGCCTTCAGCGCAAAGTCATCGAAGACCTGGAGAAGGAGCTGAACCTAAACGTCTCCCAACTCCTCGCCATGTTCGTCAAAGTCATCCGCAAAGTCAGCACGCACTTCCGTCAACTGGAAGAAGGCGCCATAGAAAAGAGCATGCCCGCCATCCAACCCGGCACCGCACCCGATGAAACTCACTCCAACGGCATCGACACCGACGCTGGCGCTGCCTTAGCCGCTGACCTACGCGAAGGCGCAGACGAGTTTGATGAAGAAGAACGCAAGCGGAATCGAGCTATGATCGACTCCCTGCCGTTGGAGAAGTACGCCTACCAAAACGGTGGCGCGGACTGGGAGGCGGCAGAGCAGGCAGTGAAGAAGAAGGGCGAGAAGGCTAGTGGGACGACTGTTAGTGTTAAGACGGGGAAGAAGAGAAAGGCTGGTGAAGGAGAGTTGGCGGAGGTTCAAAAGGAGGCGGAGAGGCTGGGGGAGAAGAGTGGCAAGAAGAGTAAGAGGTGA
- a CDS encoding Heterokaryon incompatibility protein 6, OR allele — protein sequence MGTYQYTPLPEGKHIRVLTILPNAAKRPRIDCTIETVTLDASSNYTALSYTWGMNEDGDASLCEELYISNQRLPITRNLYQGLLRIREKTTPVRMWIDAVCINQQDIPERNAQVRFMPSIFSEAAAVVVWLGEGTTEQDDEDAASLFDVMAGAEWDLSLFCDDDASQVLSGQTRSPIRGNFDIEDRLSSLDRCSTGIIVAMRALAGSLNWCAGRSDMLFSTLVPRDLTMWQHWMSLSKIIAALWELYHARPGAVVMRWGHCILDLQHFRDASATWYSFAGVSRRYASRPNESDRSSGEDLLHQIQTDMLHRNMFNFPDCVTVPALGQKQRLPESLLIHLLRIYSHLRCLDDRDKLFALVSLVPSAEVELPVDYSLNFTQVCIKFTIWLLRKGHLAIVLHQLGLTTLDSELPPLNAPSWTFNLRKRIYTTAESDNIPVHRVDEAGLLCSMIFAGTITNIDLARNTYGGELEVVDSSGTLHTVDRILWDSKLKLQSDDCLFVPVDAAGSGTQYGIFMRRALQHDRYRIVDVAMLRASDLSMLDLGHPEPVMID from the coding sequence ATGGGCACTTATCAGTACACTCCGCTTCCTGAAGGAAAGCACATACGTGTCTTGACCATCCTCCCAAATGCCGCCAAACGGCCGCGCATTGACTGCACGATCGAGACGGTAACCTTGGATGCGTCGTCCAATTACACAGCGCTCTCATATACTTGGGGCATGAATGAAGACGGCGATGCCAGCTTATGCGAAGAGCTCTACATATCCAATCAACGCCTGCCAATTACACGAAACCTCTATCAGGGACTGCTGCGCATCCGGGAGAAGACAACGCCTGTGCGCATGTGGATCGATGCTGTTTGTATCAATCAGCAAGACATACCGGAACGCAACGCCCAAGTCCGATTCATGCCTTCCATATTCAGCGAAGCAGCAGCAGTTGTGGTTTGGTTGGGCGAAGGCACAACGGAGCAAGACGATGAGGACGCCGCATCTCTGTTCGATGTCATGGCCGGTGCAGAATGGGACCTGTCGCTGTTCTGTGATGACGACGCAAGCCAAGTTCTATCCGGCCAGACCAGGAGCCCCATTCGTGGAAACTTTGACATAGAAGATCGACTATCCTCCTTAGATCGCTGCTCAACCGGAATCATAGTCGCCATGCGCGCTCTCGCTGGATCGCTCAACTGGTGCGCCGGAAGATCTGACATGTTGTTTTCAACACTGGTACCGAGGGACTTGACAATGTGGCAGCATTGGATGAGCCTCTCGAAAATCATCGCAGCCCTGTGGGAGCTGTACCATGCGAGGCCAGGTGCTGTTGTAATGAGATGGGGTCACTGTATCTTGGATCTTCAACACTTCCGAGACGCTTCCGCGACTTGGTACTCATTCGCAGGAGTATCCAGACGCTATGCATCAAGACCCAATGAGTCAGACCGTTCTTCTGGCGAGGACCTACTGCACCAAATTCAAACGGATATGTTGCATCGCAATATGTTCAACTTTCCTGACTGTGTCACGGTGCCAGCTTTAGGCCAAAAGCAACGACTGCCAGAGTCACTGCTGATACACCTGCTCCGGATATACAGTCACTTGCGTTGTCTGGATGATCGCGACAAACTCTTTGCTCTTGTTAGCCTGGTTCCTTCGGCAGAAGTCGAGCTGCCAGTGGATTATAGCCTCAATTTTACACAAGTGTGCATAAAGTTTACAATATGGCTGCTCCGCAAAGGTCATCTCGCGATCGTACTCCATCAATTGGGCTTAACGACTCTGGATTCTGAATTACCGCCATTGAACGCTCCTTCCTGGACATTCAACCTCCGTAAGAGAATCTACACGACGGCGGAGTCCGACAACATTCCTGTTCATAGGGTAGACGAAGCAGGACTGTTGTGTTCCATGATCTTTGCTGGCACGATCACGAACATTGACCTCGCGCGCAATACCTATGGCGGGGAGTTGGAGGTCGTGGATTCCAGTGGAACTTTACACACAGTAGATCGGATATTGTGGGACTCTAAGCTGAAGTTGCAGTCAGATGACTGCTTATTCGTTCCCGTGGACGCGGCAGGCTCGGGCACGCAGTACGGTATCTTCATGCGCCGTGCCTTGCAACACGACCGATACAGAATAGTCGATGTCGCCATGCTACGTGCGAGCGATTTGAGCATGCTTGATCTCGGCCATCCGGAACCAGTCATGATCGATTGA